A window of Garra rufa chromosome 6, GarRuf1.0, whole genome shotgun sequence genomic DNA:
aagccgtaaagAGTAGAGAGTCTACAGctctggtcaaaagtttacatacaccttgcagaatctgcaaaaatgttaattatttaattaagagggatcatacaacatgtatgttattttttatttagtactgacctgaataagatatttcacattaaaacgacgtttagatatagtccacaaaaaaaaaagttattacacatacacttgattcttaatactgtgttgttacctgaatgatccacagcttttttttttttttttttttttttttttttagtgatggttgtttatgagtcctttgtttgaacagttaaactgcctactgttcttcagaaatatatTTCAGCCCCCttaaattcttagttttttcatCATTCCatcatccatcttttcacactaggacaactgagggactcatatgcaactatttcagaagattcgaacgttcactgatgcttcagaaggaaacgatgcatttagagctggggggtgaaaactatttgaagttaaagatcagggtaaatttaacttacttagtcttctgggacacatgtaagtatcttttgtagcttctgaagggcagtactaaatgaaaaaaaaaattatatttaggcaaaattgtaaaaatgtacacatcttcattctgttcaaaagttttcatcccctggctcttaatgcatatttttttttcttctgaagcatctgtaatagttgcatatcaagaacatagtccctcagttgtccttactgtaaaaaaaatagatctcaaaatcagtcattgtttggaaaaaccaaagaatttgtgagacctgaaggatttttctaaataacagcgggcagtttaactgttcaggacaaacgagggacacattaacaactatcactaaacaaaacaaacaaaaaacacagctgtggatcattcaggtaacaacacagtattaagaatcaagtgtatgtaaacttttgaacagggtaattttttataaattcaactattattttctcttatggattataatgtcttttatgtgaaatatcttattcaggtcactactaaataacatacattttgtatgatccctgtgaaaacattttgcagtttctgcaaggtgtatgtaaacttttgacgttAACTGTACTTATTTTGGCTAAATTTAGTGTATATACAAATATAAGTGAAAtaagtagtttttttattttaaagttcaaCGATATTTAAAAATAGCAGCTGACAAACAAGTGGCTGAAAAATATTGTGAACTTTTGCATGACTACTAGTGTTTAGAGAAAATTGTTTAGAAAAGTGCTGTAGTATTTTAATTCCAGTGTAGTTAAAAATAAAACCAGTAAACAAAATCAAAGGGGTTAATAAGTGAactaaaaaataagttaaaaaaaaaaaaaagcattttttttattttaaagttcaacgacatttaaaaataaattagaaaaaggagatctgtaaaatgtattatagaCAATAAAGCTGACTTTGACTTTGATTATGTGCAAACAGTATACGGGTGACCAGGCGAGGGCGCCATGCATCTAGTGAAAGCAAATGTTCTCGACGGAAGAGCTACAAAGTTTTGACAAGAATCACAATTAGCATTAAGGATCTTATACAGCACAGCGTTtacaaaaagttttcaaaagacgGCGAGATGTCGTTTCCAGGATGGGTGTCTTGTAAGGAAAAACGTatgttccctgaccgggaatcgaacccgggccgcggcggtgagagcgccgaatcctaaccactagaccaccagggagcGCTGAGGGCAAGGTTCGTCGTCTGCCATTTTAAGGTACTCAAGTCAGGCTGTCCAGAAAGTTTACAAAACATAGCTCTCCAAATTACACGCATTATAGTCTGGACTTTACAAAGCGTTACACTTGGGTTCCGTAAAACACTGTTAAGTAACATTACAGTTTCGTATTGTTTTGCTTTTTACATTCCACAAGAGTCTTGAAATATGGCCTAACGTTAGAGATCTTTCTTTCTTATAAGCTTGCTGGTGTAAACCCATGCCAGTGCCCTAAACACCTTTAAAACCAGCTAAGAGACCGAAGGGGTCAATTTTTCTTacagtaaataatttttttcttatttcagttcTCTAAACCCGTTTATGTGTTTTGAAATGTCCTGAGTCAGACCTGTGAAGCTGAGCGAAGTGCTGACTCATCCTACCTTTGAGATTACTCCGTAAAACTGTCCTATTATTCCTGAGACATAACGACAGTTTTTCCTCCTCGTCTCAGAGCAGAGGTGTCGCAATCTGTGTCAGGTCACTGTAAGGTAATAAACAGTGATAAAAGACTGATATTTGCAATAAGAGTGATAGCTGCATATGATGGGAATAGAGTGCATAGAAATTGGCTATAAATGCAGCTGTCAGATATTGATGTGAACTCACTGACCCAAAAGTCACATTGTGCAATGCTGTTAAAATGATCATCCATCACTGTATGATCTAATAGATTGAATGCAATAACAACTAGTGCTCATAagtaacacacacacgcacgcacacacacacacacacacacacacacacacacacacacacacacacacacacacacacataacagaTAAGTTATCATTGAGGAGTATAATATCTCTGTTTTATTACTATTAAGACCACTATGAGCTCTTTAAGAAACAGTAAACCATTTAATACTGATCTGAAACCTATTCACTGTAGCCAAACTTCTGATAAAACTAATAGCTTTCCATACATTTTCAAACCATGTGAAGTAGCCATCACAGTCCATCACGTCTTTTGGACGGAAAAGTTAGGGCAGATTAACAGTCAATACAAAGAAGAGGTCAAAGAGTAACTGATCacatattgattacattgattgCATTTAGGATTTGCCTGTGTCAAGCTGACCTGTTCTAAATACTGTTCTTGGCAAGATGCTAAAGTTTTTCAGATGCTTTATGAGCAACATTAGTAGGAATAgttcacaatttttattatttattaacccTCATGGAATTTCAGACCAGTTTAGTTTTATTCCCCAGAACAGAACACCATAAAGGAACTATAAAAGTAGTCTGTGTgacaatatacaatataaaaaaagtcTTCCAAAAAAGAGTGAGAAGAGGGTacgaaaatgatgacagaatgttcattttttgagtgaactatccctttaagtttgcTTTACAATTTACGCCTACCTGTATTAATCACAGCTAAACTAAATAGCCAGTGCTTTTTTTTGTTGAGTCACTAAAACATTTCTAAAACCCAACTCTTTTGGGTCAAAGTGTTTTATAGATTTACAAAATCATGAAATTAAGCATCAAATGGAAATCCTGTGACTGATAACTGTCTCTGTTGGAGGTTTGTCCTATCCCAGCAGTACCCGCTGGAGCCTGTCTGGTGGGACGCTGTTCTCGTCCTCTGATTCGGCGTCGCTCTGTGGGTTTGAGCTGCAGGGAGAGGAGCACTGCGGGGAACAGAGGTAATGCATGAGCGGCAGGCGGTACTTCCCACAGAAATCCACAAACTTGATGTGCCTCACACACGAGTCGAAGTAAACACCTAGAGGGCATGATGAGAGAGAGATATAGAGAATGTGAAGAAGTGGACAAATATTCAATACAGCAAAGACAATAGTTTTATCAACCTATGAAGTTTTCAGTTAAGAACTTTATGTCAGAATCAGTCAACAGTAATTGTGGCataatgttaaaggaatagttcacccaaatattaaagatctgtgaataattactcaccctcatgtaattccaaacctgtaacaccttcgttcatttttggaattcaaattaagatatttttgatgaaatctgagtgttttttgaccctgcatagacagcaacggaacTGACAcagggtcttacgggtttggaacaacatgagggtgagtaattaatgacagaattttgattttatggtgaactatccctttgtcTACCACAAAAATGACCtcatttctttgaaaaaaattGGGAGTGAATTGGGTAAATCTGTAAATGTTAAAATTCTCCTTTTTTTAAGTGGCAAACTTATTTgctttaacatgattttagcatgaaaaaTCACTTACTTTCCCCCTAAAGGGACCTTTGTAAAAACAATCCACTGACTTTTGCATGTgaacaagaaaagaaaaaaattgctAGCATGAAAAATGTATTGTGCGCACACAAAAGTTCATAATTGCACAGAAGCTTCTTTTTCTCATTTGTTTGCAAAAGTCTGACTTCTTTATTTTTGCAAAGTTCCCTTTTATAATCTTTTCTGTGTAAGCTATATCAACATCAATTGCACCATTATTTGCAATTTTCCAAGCACTTGTGCTACTTCCAAAAACAGGACTAATCGATTTGAAAATTGTGCTTTGAAGCTGTTACAGTGTCACATCAAtgtttgctcttttttttttttgatgaatgagGGACAAGACGAAGTAATCAACATTATACCACAAATTCTGTCAACTAAGCATAACTGGTTCTGAACCcagaatattattttaataatgcatgATATAGTGTAATTTATGCATAATGCAATTATGATTCAATTTgagtactttattttaaaaaaatcctcgACTGCATTTCGGCAAAATACAGAAAGTGGCACACAGACGAAAATCCATCAAATGTATTATTAGACCTTCTTCTAAAGCTGCTTTTAAATCccttttaaaaattataataaaacacaATGCTGTTGTGAATTTACAAACACTAAAATTTAGTTAAATAAATtcaggtttaatatatgcgctTTGATTATTTACATGCACGTAGGTTAAGTATGTGTGTGTCTGAGAGGCTCCGTAAATGCTGCTCCGCACAAACTGTGTTATCATTCACATGTGTTTCAAACTCCATTTCTGCATATTGTTGTAAGTTTGGGTTATTATaactttcatctgaaaacagcaTGTGCCGTTTCATCAaatttgtaaggtaaataatatataaacctaggtaaacacaggagaatatcaagtttacatgttttgatgtctacatatttaaaaaattacagtggctgcagcatttctgtcatgaaatgaaatggccaaatattaaagattaagtggacatttgaattaaatgttgtttagtcaataataaacaaggattagattgcgctgcaaagtgtaaaaacaattgcagtcatttgttataaagCATACATTCATTCaactgtttataatacattatgtattttaacagtttgttcaataaaacccatattattacttgcttttgatactttatttgaactaattattattgcctcatgcTATAtctattttaagtcattttaaaagctATTGTTCGCTtgcatctatttttattaccacaaaaaatgtattaaaaatatcgaattacttgattaatcatcagaataatcgactgattactcgattaccaaaataattgttagcgAGAGCCCTAATCCTTGCTGGATACATTTGGACAGGTCTCCTAATTATGTCACTTTTTCACATATTATACAGCCTTATTGTCCTCCCCTACCTGCACACTTTGGGTTGGGACATTCGCTAGCCAGGTTTAAATAATGAATCAGATTGGACGGTAGGTCACACGAGCTGAACGGAAGGTTCTGGGACTTGACGGTGCGTCCTGCCAGCTCCATCAGGGATGGAGGGTCGTAGGTCATGTCCTTGATAAAGCGCACAACCAGAGGGTTTCCACGCAGACTGAGCTCTTGCAAATGGACAAGGCTGAGAATCTCACGAGGGAGGAAGGTCAACAGGTTGTTGTGGAGACTGAGAGAGAGCAGGGAGTGTAGTCTGCAAGGACAGAAATCAGATAAAAATCACCTAACTGCTTTGACTGTACAATAAAAACACAAGTAACAAAAGATCTCACTTGTTGAGCTGGGGCGGTATGCTTTGGATGCGATTGTCACACAGAACCAGGTATCTCAGACTGGTGAGGTTAGCAACCTCAGGTGGGATGGAGGAGATGAGGTTCCCTCCCAAATACAGCATCTCTAGACTGTAGCATCACATAACAGAGGTTAAAAGTTGAACCCCCATGATATTAAAATCGTGTTTTGTAGATGTTAGTTTGTGTGCTGAAAGATGACAAAACAAACTTTTAGAAGATATACTACCTGAAAAACTGGACAAAATATGTGCCTGTTTTTAAATGTGTGTATATTGATATGGAAAAAGCGGAATTACTATAATACAGAGGTGGTCAATTATACAATGAGGACAAACACACACCGACAGGGGGAAGTTCAAAGTTCATCTACTGTAAATACAGAATTTAGCAATCCTATGATGAAGCAGGAAGATCTAATTTTAACTGTCTAGGTTTAAATGACACAAGAGATCATTAACTTAAAAGCAGACAGACTACTGTTATGTCAGGTTTAAATATTTGTCTAAGAGTACTTAACCAGATCTCTCATTCTATTGGTCAGTCTTTTACCCAAAAGCCCCACCAACCAACCCCATGTCATGGAATGCATTGAACTACTGTCTAGTTTTGTAACACTGATCCAGGCCAGATGCGAATCTGTACAAAGCTCCGCCCTCAAGAGATACAGTAAATGTTCTAAAGCAGCATATGTATATattagggttattatagttactaTAATACTACTTGTAGTATTACACCTATAACAAGTATAATATTTTAAACTTGAAAGAGACagttaacaattaaaataaaatatgaaaaaaaaatacattttaactaaATACTACATTTAAGCATACATTTACTATTTTCCTTAAATTATTGTGTACTAAAagtacttttaataataatatttgcttTTATAGAGGAACCCCTAAGATAAACTGTTCTTATTTTGAATTATTACTGTCATTAGATAATGAGTAAGAAATGAGTTAATAGTTAGAAattattttatgtgttttatcTACATATAACTGCTATTTTAAGAGGCATGATTGAAGAGCAACCTTCTTCTCAAATCTGGACAAAAACAAACTCATACCTTGTCAGGTTCTCTATTTCTGCAGGGATATTCTTCAATCTGTTTCCTCCAAGTGACAAAGACTGTAGTGTGGTCATTTTGAGAAACTGCATGGGAATATCCCCAAACCTGTTCCCACTCAGATTCAGATTTTCTACCGGCATGCGTTCAAACTCCTTAGGGAACGAGGACTCATTCAGAAAATTGTTCTTTGCTACAAACGTCTTTAGGTTTGTTAGACGCATGATGTCATCTGGTATGACTGTGAGCGTATTATTGCTGATATCCAGATATTCCAGGTTGAACAGAAAACAAACGGAAGGTGGAATAAACGATAAACGATTGTTAGTGAGATGCAGCTGCTGGATTTGTCGTCTTTTATTGTCCGTCAGATGCTCCAAATTCAGGTCGTCCAACTGCAGACGCGACAAATGTAATACAGCACAGTCGTCCATGCTTGGGAAACGAGCCATATGGACTATTtagaaaagtaaaataataataataatatcggaatacaaaaaaataaaattatcacACTTTTAGTGGTGTTGTAATCTAACGAGTTATCGCCTTTGAGCTCTTGTTTTGAGTTATAATCCAAACACatatattatactgtatataaaagtGATCCCCTTTGACTACAGTGACTAAACTGCAGCTGTGCAAAGTGCACGCGCTCGACCCAAGATTTCAGTGGTTTTATCTGTACTGAGTGCGCGCACGTCACGCCTCCTGCAGTCAGTGGTTGGTCATTCAGGGGCCAAACATGATGCAAGTGTGCGTTCCTTCTCACAAGCCTCCTATGCGACCCTGCACGTCTAGCCTGAGTGCCTGGTATACATGAAAACCTGGTGACATTCAACAGGTCTACTTGTTGCATGAAAGATGAAAGTGATACATAAAGCATTAAtctaataatacattaatatttttatcGGCATAAGCATGGGCTTATACCTAAACTTATTTAATATCCATTTTATTTTTCGGTAAGAGTGGGTgcgccatttgtaaattttatgggtctacCTTCCGGTCTTATCTGCGTCCTGCTAacagcttgatattgcaaattggtgacttaccatattattttggtgtattatcttaaagggatagttcacccaaaaatgaaaatccgcCATTTGCGTAtgctacgccagagcgcgtacacgtgtaacgagccggatgaaaagctcgtgctcaggacagatggacgtggctgtgcatcaaaggtaaaaaatgatataattactgttcagtttctcataaaaaatgatcgttttgtgtcttatgacatcagtgtatcgtcacgagccgcagggtgtaatttggatttgtctgtgcatgttttttgttactttcaaaggtttggtgcccatccactgccattaaatcactaacagactgcaccggttttcgttaaaaatctttgtttgtgttctgctgaggaaacaaagtcacctacatcttggatgccctggggataagcagataaacatcaaattttcatttttgggtgaactatccctttaatgatgaGCACACTAGATTGTAGTGCAAACAGGTTTGCCATTTACTACATATCGTTATTCTACTCATTATTTTACTATAGAGTATTTTAAACGACCGGCCATGCCTCTGAATTGACTTATAACTCGCAAAGTTTGCTTATTATTGCTGCTTAAAattatcatgttttgggctgtactaaatgGTTGGAtggggaaaaacatttgaagtagtctactatagactgccaaaagttataacaagtcaaggagaagagtgcaaaaaactgaggaacaaaaggtctttgtgg
This region includes:
- the lrrc58a gene encoding leucine-rich repeat-containing protein 58a produces the protein MARFPSMDDCAVLHLSRLQLDDLNLEHLTDNKRRQIQQLHLTNNRLSFIPPSVCFLFNLEYLDISNNTLTVIPDDIMRLTNLKTFVAKNNFLNESSFPKEFERMPVENLNLSGNRFGDIPMQFLKMTTLQSLSLGGNRLKNIPAEIENLTSLEMLYLGGNLISSIPPEVANLTSLRYLVLCDNRIQSIPPQLNKLHSLLSLSLHNNLLTFLPREILSLVHLQELSLRGNPLVVRFIKDMTYDPPSLMELAGRTVKSQNLPFSSCDLPSNLIHYLNLASECPNPKCAGVYFDSCVRHIKFVDFCGKYRLPLMHYLCSPQCSSPCSSNPQSDAESEDENSVPPDRLQRVLLG